Proteins co-encoded in one Xiphophorus hellerii strain 12219 chromosome 10, Xiphophorus_hellerii-4.1, whole genome shotgun sequence genomic window:
- the entpd1 gene encoding ectonucleoside triphosphate diphosphohydrolase 1 isoform X2: MKEKNPWHKPLTIIITVIGVIAIVALVTVAVLQNRPVLQKYKYGIVLDAGSSHTALYIYEWPAEKDNNTGRVEQKHSCKVKGKGISSYAAEPEKAGMSLTECMQEAEMQVPSRRHQETPLYLGATAGMRLLNIENRVASDKVFEAVEKALQRFPFSYQGARILSGQEEGAFGWVTVNYLDDRLKQGLQTTGALDLGGASTQISFVPREYDISESPSNSVAFRLYGNDYNLYTHSFLCYGKDQALRMALAHQTRSGPITMSDPCFHPGYSVTRNYNTLYDSPCVSERKPKEAPLNFTHTGEGNFLQCQEVVKSLFNFKSCKYSKCSFNGIFQPPLQGSFGAFSAYYFVMNFLNLTDSSIPLETVKNHLANYCANPWNKIKQQHPNIKEKYLAEYCFSGTYILTLLTEGYNFTTETFSKIKFIKEIKGSDAGWTLGYMLNLTNMIPAEAPDSPPLPHAGYVSIVTVIALLLFILFILSLRPIWPKCSKQPQIV, encoded by the exons ATGAAAGAGAAGAACCCCTGGCACAAGCCGCTGACCATCATCATCACTGTGATTGGTGTCATAGCGATTGTTGCCCTGGTGACGGTTGCAGTTTTGCAGAACAGACCTGTCCTCCAAAAGTACAAG TATGGGATTGTGCTCGATGCCGGCTCTTCCCACACAGCTCTTTACATCTACGAGTGGCCAGCAGAGAAGGATAACAACACTGGAAGAGTTGAACAGAAGCATTCCTGCAAAGTAAAAG GTAAAGGTATCTCAAGCTATGCAGCTGAACCAGAGAAGGCTGGAATGTCACTGACAGAGTGCATGCAAGAAGCCGAGATGCAGGTTCCCTCAAGGAGACACCAGGAGACGCCGCTCTATCTGGGGGCTACAGCTGGAATGAGACTGCTGAA tatAGAGAACAGAGTGGCATCAGACAAGGTGTTTGAGGCTGTGGAGAAAGCCCTGCAAAGATTCCCTTTTTCGTATCAGGGGGCGAGAATACTCAGCGGGCAAGAGGAGGGCGCCTTCGGCTGGGTCACCGTCAACTACTTGGATGATCGTCTCAAACAG GGTCTACAAACAACAGGGGCTCTTGACCTTGGTGGGGCCTCAACTCAAATCAGCTTTGTACCTCGTGAATATGACATTTCAGAGTCTCCAAGCAACTCTGTGGCCTTCCGACTCTATGGAAATGACTACAACCTGTACACTCACAGCTTCTTGTGCTATGGGAAGGACCAAGCGCTAAGAATGGCTCTGGCACACCAGACTCGG TCAGGTCCAATAACAATGTCTGATCCGTGCTTCCACCCAGGCTATTCAGTGACAAGGAATTACAACACCCTGTATGACAGCCCATGTGTCTCAGAAAGGAAACCCAAAGAAGCTCCTTTAAACTTCACTCACACAGGAGAAGGAAACTTTTTACAATGCCAGGAAGTTGTCAAAAGTCTGTTTAACTTCAAGTCCTGCAAATACAGTAAATGCTCTTTCAACGGGATCTTCCAGCCACCTCTGCAAGGATCATTTGGG GCCTTCTCTGCGTACTACTTTGTGATGAACTTCCTCAACCTGACCGATAGTTCCATCCCATTAGAAACTGTGAAGAACCATCTAGCAAACTACTGTGCAAACCCGTGGAATAAG ATAAAGCAGCAACACCCAAACATTAAAGAGAAATACCTGGCCGAATATTGCTTTTCTGGCACATACATCCTCACACTGTTGACAGAAGGATACAACTTCACTACGGAGACATTCTCCAAGATAAaattcatcaaagag ataaaaggCAGTGATGCAGGCTGGACACTGGGCTACATGTTGAACCTGACCAACATGATTCCAGCAGAGGCTCCAGACTCACCCCCACTCCCACACGCCGGCTACGTCTCCATAGTCACTGTCATCGCATTACTGCTTTTCATCCTTTTCATCCTCAGCTTGCGTCCTATCTGGCCCAAATGCTCCAAGCAACCACAGATTGTATAA
- the entpd1 gene encoding ectonucleoside triphosphate diphosphohydrolase 1 isoform X1 yields the protein MSAQREMKEKNPWHKPLTIIITVIGVIAIVALVTVAVLQNRPVLQKYKYGIVLDAGSSHTALYIYEWPAEKDNNTGRVEQKHSCKVKGKGISSYAAEPEKAGMSLTECMQEAEMQVPSRRHQETPLYLGATAGMRLLNIENRVASDKVFEAVEKALQRFPFSYQGARILSGQEEGAFGWVTVNYLDDRLKQGLQTTGALDLGGASTQISFVPREYDISESPSNSVAFRLYGNDYNLYTHSFLCYGKDQALRMALAHQTRSGPITMSDPCFHPGYSVTRNYNTLYDSPCVSERKPKEAPLNFTHTGEGNFLQCQEVVKSLFNFKSCKYSKCSFNGIFQPPLQGSFGAFSAYYFVMNFLNLTDSSIPLETVKNHLANYCANPWNKIKQQHPNIKEKYLAEYCFSGTYILTLLTEGYNFTTETFSKIKFIKEIKGSDAGWTLGYMLNLTNMIPAEAPDSPPLPHAGYVSIVTVIALLLFILFILSLRPIWPKCSKQPQIV from the exons ATGTCTGCACAAAGAG AGATGAAAGAGAAGAACCCCTGGCACAAGCCGCTGACCATCATCATCACTGTGATTGGTGTCATAGCGATTGTTGCCCTGGTGACGGTTGCAGTTTTGCAGAACAGACCTGTCCTCCAAAAGTACAAG TATGGGATTGTGCTCGATGCCGGCTCTTCCCACACAGCTCTTTACATCTACGAGTGGCCAGCAGAGAAGGATAACAACACTGGAAGAGTTGAACAGAAGCATTCCTGCAAAGTAAAAG GTAAAGGTATCTCAAGCTATGCAGCTGAACCAGAGAAGGCTGGAATGTCACTGACAGAGTGCATGCAAGAAGCCGAGATGCAGGTTCCCTCAAGGAGACACCAGGAGACGCCGCTCTATCTGGGGGCTACAGCTGGAATGAGACTGCTGAA tatAGAGAACAGAGTGGCATCAGACAAGGTGTTTGAGGCTGTGGAGAAAGCCCTGCAAAGATTCCCTTTTTCGTATCAGGGGGCGAGAATACTCAGCGGGCAAGAGGAGGGCGCCTTCGGCTGGGTCACCGTCAACTACTTGGATGATCGTCTCAAACAG GGTCTACAAACAACAGGGGCTCTTGACCTTGGTGGGGCCTCAACTCAAATCAGCTTTGTACCTCGTGAATATGACATTTCAGAGTCTCCAAGCAACTCTGTGGCCTTCCGACTCTATGGAAATGACTACAACCTGTACACTCACAGCTTCTTGTGCTATGGGAAGGACCAAGCGCTAAGAATGGCTCTGGCACACCAGACTCGG TCAGGTCCAATAACAATGTCTGATCCGTGCTTCCACCCAGGCTATTCAGTGACAAGGAATTACAACACCCTGTATGACAGCCCATGTGTCTCAGAAAGGAAACCCAAAGAAGCTCCTTTAAACTTCACTCACACAGGAGAAGGAAACTTTTTACAATGCCAGGAAGTTGTCAAAAGTCTGTTTAACTTCAAGTCCTGCAAATACAGTAAATGCTCTTTCAACGGGATCTTCCAGCCACCTCTGCAAGGATCATTTGGG GCCTTCTCTGCGTACTACTTTGTGATGAACTTCCTCAACCTGACCGATAGTTCCATCCCATTAGAAACTGTGAAGAACCATCTAGCAAACTACTGTGCAAACCCGTGGAATAAG ATAAAGCAGCAACACCCAAACATTAAAGAGAAATACCTGGCCGAATATTGCTTTTCTGGCACATACATCCTCACACTGTTGACAGAAGGATACAACTTCACTACGGAGACATTCTCCAAGATAAaattcatcaaagag ataaaaggCAGTGATGCAGGCTGGACACTGGGCTACATGTTGAACCTGACCAACATGATTCCAGCAGAGGCTCCAGACTCACCCCCACTCCCACACGCCGGCTACGTCTCCATAGTCACTGTCATCGCATTACTGCTTTTCATCCTTTTCATCCTCAGCTTGCGTCCTATCTGGCCCAAATGCTCCAAGCAACCACAGATTGTATAA